From the Nocardiopsis changdeensis genome, one window contains:
- a CDS encoding aldehyde dehydrogenase family protein: MVVYAPPGQPGSVVEYAPRYENWIGGEWVKPVKGRYFENPAPATGQVFTEVARGTAEDIELALDAAHGAAPAWGRTSAAERAVVLNRIADRIEENLERLAVAESWENGKPVRECLAADLPLAVDHFRYFAGAVRAQEGHTSQIDGDTVAYHFQEPLGVVGQIIPWNFPLLMATWKLAPALAAGNAVVLKPAEQTPASILLLAELIGDLLPPGVLNIVNGFGVEAGKPLASSPRVRKVAFTGETTTGRLIMQYASENLIPVTLELGGKSPNIFFEDVAAARDSYYDKAQEGFTLFALNQGEVCTCPSRALIQSSIYDSFLGDALERVGRIKQGDPLDTETMVGAQASNDQLEKILSYIDIGRQEGAKVLAGGERVDPGGSLSGGYYVAPTVFEGDNTMRIFQEEIFGPVVSVTRFEGYADAIKTANDTLYGLGAGVWSRDGNTAYRAGRDIQAGRVWVNNYHAYPAHAAFGGYKQSGIGRENHKMMLDHYQQTKNLLVSYSDEALGFF, from the coding sequence ATGGTCGTGTACGCTCCCCCCGGACAGCCCGGCAGCGTCGTGGAGTACGCCCCCCGCTACGAGAACTGGATCGGCGGCGAGTGGGTCAAGCCCGTCAAGGGCCGCTACTTCGAGAACCCCGCCCCCGCCACCGGCCAGGTCTTCACCGAGGTGGCGCGCGGCACCGCCGAGGACATCGAGCTCGCCCTCGACGCCGCCCACGGGGCCGCCCCCGCCTGGGGCCGCACCTCCGCGGCCGAGCGCGCCGTGGTCCTCAACCGGATCGCCGACCGCATCGAGGAGAACCTGGAGCGCCTCGCCGTCGCCGAATCCTGGGAGAACGGCAAGCCGGTCCGCGAGTGCCTGGCCGCGGACCTGCCGCTGGCCGTCGACCACTTCCGTTACTTCGCCGGGGCCGTGCGCGCCCAGGAGGGCCACACCTCCCAGATCGACGGGGACACCGTCGCCTACCACTTCCAGGAGCCGCTGGGCGTGGTCGGCCAGATCATCCCGTGGAACTTCCCGCTGCTCATGGCCACCTGGAAGCTGGCGCCCGCGCTGGCCGCGGGCAACGCCGTCGTGCTCAAGCCCGCCGAGCAGACCCCGGCGTCGATCCTGCTCCTGGCCGAGCTCATCGGCGACCTGCTGCCGCCCGGCGTGCTCAACATCGTCAACGGGTTCGGCGTGGAGGCGGGCAAGCCGTTGGCGAGCAGCCCGCGGGTGCGCAAGGTCGCCTTCACCGGCGAGACCACCACCGGGCGCCTGATCATGCAGTACGCCTCGGAGAACCTCATCCCGGTCACCCTGGAGCTGGGCGGCAAGAGCCCCAACATCTTCTTCGAGGACGTGGCCGCGGCCCGCGACTCCTACTACGACAAGGCCCAGGAGGGCTTCACGCTCTTCGCGCTCAACCAGGGCGAGGTGTGCACCTGCCCCTCCCGGGCGCTGATCCAGTCGTCCATCTACGACTCCTTCCTGGGCGACGCCCTGGAGCGGGTCGGCCGCATCAAGCAGGGCGACCCGCTGGACACCGAGACCATGGTCGGCGCCCAGGCCAGCAACGACCAGCTGGAGAAGATCCTGTCCTACATCGACATCGGCCGGCAGGAGGGCGCCAAGGTCCTCGCCGGGGGCGAGCGCGTCGACCCGGGCGGGTCCCTGTCCGGCGGGTACTACGTGGCCCCGACCGTGTTCGAGGGCGACAACACCATGCGCATCTTCCAGGAGGAGATCTTCGGGCCGGTGGTGTCGGTGACCCGGTTCGAGGGCTACGCCGACGCGATCAAGACCGCCAACGACACCCTGTACGGCCTCGGCGCGGGCGTGTGGTCCCGCGACGGCAACACCGCCTACCGGGCGGGCCGCGACATCCAGGCGGGCCGGGTGTGGGTGAACAACTACCACGCCTACCCGGCGCACGCCGCGTTCGGCGGCTACAAGCAGTCCGGGATCGGGCGCGAGAACCACAAGATGATGCTCGACCACTACCAGCAGACCAAGAACCTGCTGGTCAGCTACTCCGACGAGGCGCTGGGGTTCTTCTGA
- a CDS encoding GAF domain-containing protein yields MSRTWNAWPWDADPDAVRRDVARAHEDFTGSGLLHGTVRTVVGESWRRSARLGIDPDGISPRIELSGPALADYREAHPLAATLPLLRRLLLDTAPGPQIVAVGDAAGRLLWVEGDHRLRSRAEEMRFVEGANWHERSAGTNAPGVALALDHEVQVFASEHFARSVQPWSCSAAPLHDPDTGALLGVLDITGEDQVASPQALALVRAAATAAEMELRALRISGALPGPRPSPDTPVRPPDHLLLEVLGRDGARLTVDGRATELSARHSEILLLLSSAPRGLSGAALGARLHERDGAPVTVRAEMSRLRRLIGHGLLASRPYRLLRPLPTDADAVRERLSRGDRTGALHAYRGPVLPGSEAPGVVEIREVLDAELIGALDGERDPRALLAWAEHPEWRDDPRVLGAVLRSLDPGSPGHAALRGRLRRLGA; encoded by the coding sequence ATGTCCCGGACGTGGAACGCCTGGCCGTGGGACGCCGATCCCGACGCCGTGCGCAGGGACGTCGCGCGCGCCCACGAGGACTTCACCGGCTCCGGCCTGCTGCACGGCACCGTGCGCACGGTCGTCGGCGAGTCCTGGCGGCGCAGTGCCCGCCTAGGCATCGACCCGGACGGCATCTCCCCGCGCATCGAGCTGTCCGGACCCGCCCTGGCCGACTACCGCGAGGCCCACCCGCTGGCCGCCACCCTGCCGCTGCTGCGAAGGCTGCTGCTGGACACCGCGCCGGGACCGCAGATCGTCGCCGTCGGCGACGCCGCGGGCCGGCTGCTGTGGGTGGAGGGCGACCACCGGCTGCGCAGCAGGGCGGAGGAGATGCGCTTCGTCGAGGGCGCCAACTGGCACGAACGGTCGGCCGGCACCAACGCCCCCGGCGTCGCGCTCGCCCTGGACCACGAGGTCCAGGTGTTCGCCAGCGAGCACTTCGCCCGCAGCGTCCAGCCGTGGAGCTGCTCGGCGGCGCCCCTGCACGACCCCGACACCGGGGCGCTGCTGGGCGTCCTCGACATCACCGGCGAGGACCAGGTGGCCTCGCCCCAGGCGCTGGCCCTGGTACGGGCCGCGGCCACCGCGGCCGAGATGGAGCTGAGGGCCCTGCGCATCTCCGGGGCGCTGCCCGGCCCGCGCCCGTCCCCGGACACCCCGGTACGGCCGCCCGACCACCTCCTGCTGGAGGTCCTGGGCCGCGACGGCGCCCGGCTCACCGTGGACGGGCGCGCCACGGAGCTGAGCGCCCGCCACTCCGAGATCCTCCTGCTGCTGTCGTCCGCCCCGCGCGGGCTGAGCGGCGCGGCCCTGGGCGCCCGGCTGCACGAGCGCGACGGCGCCCCGGTGACGGTCCGCGCCGAGATGTCCCGGCTGCGCCGCCTGATCGGCCACGGCCTGCTGGCCTCGCGCCCCTACCGGCTGCTGCGCCCGCTGCCCACCGACGCCGACGCCGTGCGCGAGCGGCTGTCCCGCGGCGACCGGACCGGAGCCCTGCACGCCTACCGGGGGCCGGTGCTGCCCGGCTCGGAGGCGCCGGGCGTGGTCGAGATCCGCGAGGTCCTGGACGCCGAGCTGATCGGCGCGCTCGACGGGGAGAGGGACCCCCGCGCCCTGCTGGCCTGGGCCGAACACCCGGAGTGGCGCGACGACCCCCGCGTGCTGGGCGCGGTGCTGCGCTCCCTGGACCCCGGATCGCCCGGCCACGCCGCACTGCGCGGACGGCTGCGCCGCCTGGGCGCCTGA
- a CDS encoding PucR family transcriptional regulator, with the protein MINLDRLVNVLGGYGAHLVGDGRLRRRELRSVAMHDPTDDAPPLGDAFLAVGIDASATALRLAEQARAVVVIVRSATGPGAEIRAELHERGIAMVVVEPAVSWSQISGIVYGLVLEGRETESGRGPSDLFALADTVAAEVGSPVVIEDRAWRVVAYSAEQADTDRARRDTVIARRAPAGIRDRLESDGTAARLAAADGPLYVPALPEFGMGGRTAVPIRVGRELLGSLWAAGDTPLDAERARALSEGARTVGLHMLRARVSSDLERQVESESVIDLLEGSEDPERAVDRIGLPADGLRVIALHARAAPPDDAVLHLFEQVTTGFGWSRPGRSTLLGTTVYTVLPCAGEIAPALEWVRATVRGLPARPGVSAGVGGAARAGDLPASRQEADECLILAGDGAAPVVYDDAWDEVLLRRLRLSAEAGRLPGRNPVAVLARHDADQGTEYTRTLRAWLYAHGDPAVAAEMLGVHPNTVRYRLRRLRGVADLRLHEPQARVALTVALAALPADPRPVPSRAHIGDKG; encoded by the coding sequence GTGATCAACCTCGACCGGCTCGTCAACGTCCTGGGCGGCTACGGAGCCCACCTGGTGGGCGACGGCCGCCTGCGCCGCCGCGAGCTGCGCAGCGTCGCCATGCACGACCCCACGGACGACGCGCCGCCCCTGGGCGACGCCTTCCTCGCGGTGGGGATCGACGCCTCCGCCACCGCCCTGCGGCTGGCCGAGCAGGCCCGCGCCGTCGTCGTCATCGTCCGCTCCGCCACCGGGCCCGGCGCCGAGATCCGCGCCGAGCTGCACGAACGCGGCATTGCCATGGTCGTGGTCGAGCCCGCCGTGTCCTGGAGCCAGATCTCGGGCATCGTCTACGGGCTGGTGCTGGAGGGCCGCGAGACGGAGTCCGGGCGCGGTCCCAGCGACCTCTTCGCCCTGGCCGACACCGTCGCCGCGGAGGTCGGCTCGCCCGTCGTCATCGAGGACCGGGCCTGGCGGGTGGTCGCCTACTCCGCCGAGCAGGCCGACACCGACCGGGCCCGCCGTGACACCGTCATCGCCCGGCGCGCCCCCGCCGGGATCCGCGACCGCCTGGAGTCCGACGGGACGGCCGCCCGGCTGGCCGCCGCCGACGGACCGCTGTACGTGCCCGCCCTGCCGGAGTTCGGGATGGGCGGTCGCACCGCCGTGCCGATCCGGGTGGGCCGCGAGCTCCTCGGCTCGCTGTGGGCGGCCGGGGACACGCCCCTGGACGCGGAGCGGGCCCGGGCGCTCAGCGAGGGCGCCCGCACGGTGGGCCTGCACATGCTGCGCGCCCGGGTGAGCAGCGACCTGGAGCGCCAGGTGGAGTCGGAGTCGGTCATCGACCTGCTGGAGGGGTCGGAGGACCCCGAGCGGGCCGTCGACCGGATCGGCCTGCCCGCCGACGGGCTGCGGGTCATCGCGCTGCACGCCCGGGCCGCACCGCCCGACGACGCCGTCCTGCACCTGTTCGAGCAGGTCACCACCGGGTTCGGCTGGTCGCGCCCGGGGCGCAGCACCCTGCTGGGGACCACCGTCTACACGGTGCTGCCCTGCGCCGGGGAGATCGCCCCGGCCCTGGAGTGGGTCCGCGCCACGGTGCGCGGCCTGCCCGCCCGCCCGGGCGTGTCCGCCGGGGTGGGCGGCGCGGCCCGCGCGGGGGACCTGCCCGCCAGCCGCCAGGAGGCCGACGAGTGCCTGATCCTGGCGGGGGACGGCGCCGCCCCGGTGGTGTACGACGACGCCTGGGACGAGGTCCTGCTCCGCCGCCTGCGGCTGTCCGCCGAGGCCGGGCGGCTGCCCGGCCGCAACCCGGTGGCGGTGCTGGCCCGCCACGACGCGGACCAGGGGACCGAGTACACACGGACGCTGCGGGCCTGGCTGTACGCGCACGGCGACCCGGCCGTCGCCGCCGAGATGCTGGGCGTGCACCCCAACACGGTCCGCTACCGGCTGCGGCGCCTGCGCGGCGTCGCCGACCTGCGCCTGCACGAGCCCCAAGCGCGCGTCGCGCTCACCGTCGCCCTCGCCGCCCTGCCCGCCGATCCCCGACCGGTTCCCAGCCGCGCGCACATCGGCGACAAGGGGTGA
- a CDS encoding GreA/GreB family elongation factor, with protein sequence MHKTTDTWMTREAYERLKEELRVLSTLPEDDIGTGSGSDDGGAGGIIPAPRYIHDPAVRLARVQTIERLLREAVVEEAAPDDGVAAPGKVLTIRYDDEEDTEEFLLGVRDASVADAVTVYSPQSPLGEALLGAVRGERRTFTSPRGAVIGVTLVDAAPYRSAR encoded by the coding sequence ATGCACAAGACCACCGACACCTGGATGACCCGGGAGGCGTACGAGCGGCTCAAGGAGGAGCTGCGGGTGCTGAGCACACTCCCCGAGGACGACATCGGAACGGGTTCCGGATCGGACGACGGGGGCGCGGGGGGCATCATCCCCGCGCCCCGCTACATTCACGACCCGGCCGTGCGCCTGGCCCGGGTGCAGACGATCGAGCGGCTGCTGCGCGAGGCCGTGGTCGAGGAGGCGGCGCCCGACGACGGGGTGGCCGCGCCCGGCAAGGTGCTGACGATCCGCTACGACGACGAGGAGGACACCGAGGAGTTCCTGCTCGGCGTCCGGGACGCCTCGGTGGCGGACGCGGTGACGGTGTACTCGCCGCAGTCGCCGCTGGGGGAGGCCCTGCTGGGGGCCGTGCGCGGCGAGCGGCGGACCTTCACCTCCCCGCGCGGGGCGGTGATCGGGGTGACGCTGGTGGACGCCGCCCCCTACCGCTCGGCACGCTGA